From Glycine max cultivar Williams 82 chromosome 11, Glycine_max_v4.0, whole genome shotgun sequence, the proteins below share one genomic window:
- the LOC100813415 gene encoding vicilin-like seed storage protein At2g18540 — protein MEPRKASPLSWVLIFFLTISLWGVKVSSEEHHHHGKSKEGPVVERDQRRTLLVTEFGEITAIDIKEGQKELPYHLQFITLEPNSLFLPVLLQADMVFYVHTGSGKLTWANDDGTSTIRLREGDVCSLNEGSVFYIQSNLEAERRKLRIYAMFTNTDDNTYDPSIGAYSRINELVKGFDKKIMQAALKVPEDLIEAIINKTETPAIVHAVPEKRNIVQELEASFLKNFLGVGSNSKKLETYNIFEHDPDFKNPIGWSTAVTKKQLKSLKRTNIGFLMVNLNMGSILGPHWNAKATELTVGVDGEGMVRVVCGSGNENETECQNMRFKVKEGDAFLVPRFHPMAQMSFNNGPFVFLGFSTSAKKNHPQFLAGKGSVLHILDKKILARSLGVSNRTIDELLRSPEDSIIFRCSSCAEEEEKIMKEEEEEEESKKEEEERKKKEEEEEEEEKKKKEERKREEEEAKRQQEEREKKRGEEEAKREREEEKARMEKERERKGEEEAEREEEEARREQEWRRKKEEAAAKREQEKRERRRQEEEAKKWAEEKAEREQEQATREAEEAQREQEQAKREAAQREQERAKREQERRRREEVAGKGEEEEEHAGRGHERRKEEEETARREQEQEQAERQQQKREKRRQKEEQGEGEEEEEEDEEEPTWWERRERRKQKGKSPEEGVEWEQEEARTASREGEKKTPRE, from the exons ATGGAGCCTCGCAAAGCTTCACCATTATCGTGGGTCTTGATCTTCTTCCTTACCATTTCCTTGTGGGGAGTTAAGGTATCAAGTGAAGAGCACCACCACCATGGCAAATCTAAAGAGGGACCTGTGGTGGAAAGGGATCAAAGGAGGACATTACTTGTCACTGAATTTGGAGAGATCACTGCCATTGACATCAAGGAAGGACAAAAGGAACTACCCTACCATCTTCAGTTCATCACATTGGAGCCAAACTCGCTATTTCTCCCTGTGCTTCTCCAAGCAGACATGGTCTTTTATGTTCATACAG GGAGTGGAAAGCTGACTTGGGCAAATGATGATGGTACTAGTACGATTCGTTTACGCGAAGGAGATGTCTGCAGTCTCAATGAAGGATCTGTTTTCTATATACAGAGCAACTTAGAGGCTGAGAGAAGGAAACTTAGGATTTATGCAATGTTTACCAACACAGACGACAATACTTAC GATCCATCAATCGGTGCTTACTCAAGGATCAATGAACTGGTCAAAGGCTTTGATAAGAAAATCATGCAAGCAGCTTTGAAG GTGCCGGAAGATTTGATCGAAGCAATCATTAACAAGACGGAGACTCCAGCTATAGTGCATGCGGTTCCAGAGAAGCGAAATATTGTCCAGGAGCTGGAGGCTTCGTTTCTTAAAAACTTTTTAGGCGTTGGGTCCAACTCCAAGAAACTCGAAACATACAACATCTTTGAGCATGACCCTGACTTCAAAAATCCCATTGGTTGGAGCACAGCAGTGACCAAAAAGCAACTAAAGTCATTGAAGCGGACCAACATTGGATTTCTGATGGTGAATTTGAACATG GGATCAATATTGGGGCCTCATTGGAATGCAAAGGCAACAGAGTTGACAGTGGGAGTGGATGGGGAAGGCATGGTCCGAGTAGTATGTGGAAGCGGCAATGAAAATGAGACAGAATGCCAAAACATGAGGTTTAAGGTTAAGGAAGGTGATGCTTTTCTGGTGCCTAGGTTTCATCCAATGGCTCAGATGTCATTCAACAATGGACCATTTGTTTTTCTCGGCTTCAGCACTTCAGCAAAGAAAAACCACCCTCAGTTTTTGGCGGGAAAGGGATCAGTGCTTCATATTCTAGACAAAAAGATACTGGCCAGGTCTTTGGGTGTGAGTAACAGAACCATTGATGAGCTTCTGCGTTCTCCCGAGGACTCCATCATTTTCAGATGCAGTTCCTGCGCAGAGGAAGAGGAGAAGATaatgaaggaggaggaggaggaagaggagagcaagaaagaagaagaagagaggaagaaaaaagaagaggaggaggaggaagaggagaaaaagaaaaaagaggagaggaagagagaggaagaggaagCTAAAAGGCAACAAGAAGAGAGGGAAAAGAAGCGAGGGGAGGAGGAAgctaagagagaaagagaggaagaaaaagcTAGGATGGAGAAAGAAAGGGAAAGGAAAGGAGAAGAGGAAGCAGAaagggaggaagaagaagctagAAGAGAGCAAGAAtggagaagaaaaaaggaagaagcaGCTGCTAAAAGAGAGCAAGAAAAGAGGGAAAGGAGGAGACAGGAAGAAGAAGCTAAAAAATGGGCAGAAGAGAAGGCTGAAAGGGAGCAAGAACAAGCTACGAGAGAAGCAGAAGAAGCACAGAGGGAACAAGAACAAGCTAAAAGAGAAGCAGCACAGAGGGAACAAGAACGGGCAAAAAGAGAGCAAGAAAGGAGGCGGCGAGAAGAAGTAGCTGGAAAGggagaagaggaggaagaacACGCAGGAAGAGGGCACGaaaggagaaaagaagaagaagaaacagcaCGGAgggaacaagaacaagaacaggCTGAAAGACAGcaacaaaagagagaaaagaggagACAAAAGGAGGAAcaaggagaaggagaagaagaagaagaagaagatgaagaagaaccaACATGGTgggagagaagagaaagaagaaaacagaagGGGAAAAGTCCAGAAGAAGGAGTAGAATGGGAGCAAGAAGAAGCCAGGACAGCAAGCAGGGAGGGAgagaagaaaacaccgagagaGTGA
- the LOC100786855 gene encoding probable polyol transporter 3, whose protein sequence is MENGIGENENSHGSLNKYACSSVMAASIISAVFGYVVGVMSGALVFIKEDLQISDLQVQLLAGMLHLCALPGCMAAGRTSDYKGRRYTIILASTIFSLGSILMAWGPFYLILMIGNCILGVSVGFALIIAPVYSAEISPPSYRGFLTSLPELSINIGLLLGYVSNYFFEKLSLKLGWRMMVGVPAIPSLCLIILMLKLVESPRWLVMQGRVGEARKVLLLVSNTKEEAEQRLKEIKGVVGIDENCTLGIVQVPKKTRSGAGALKELFCKSSPPVRRILISAIGVHVFLQIGGIGAILLYGPRIFERTGISDKSKLMLATVGIGVSKVIFAFISIFLMDRVGRRILFLVSAGGMVVTLLGLGVCLTIVERSTEKVVWAISFTIIVTYLVVAFMTIGIGPVTWVYSTEIFPLRFRAQGLGVSVAVNRITNVIVVTSFISVDKAITMGGVFILFAAINALALWYYYTLPETKGRS, encoded by the exons ATGGAAAACGGTAttggtgaaaatgaaaacagtcaTGGAAGTCTTAACAAGTATGCCTGTTCCTCAGTGATGGCTGCCTCTATTATCTCCGCTGTATTTGGTTATG TTGTTGGAGTGATGTCTGGAGCCCTAGTATTCATAAAGGAAGATCTTCAAATCAGTGACTTGCAAGTGCAGCTACTTGCAGGCATGTTACACTTGTGCGCACTACCGGGATGCATGGCTGCAGGAAGAACATCTGATTACAAAGGTCGACGCTACACCATCATTCTAGCATCCACCATCTTCTCGTTGGGCTCCATTCTAATGGCCTGGGGTCCATTCTATCTAATCTTAATGATTGGAAATTGCATTCTTGGAGTTTCCGTGGGTTTTGCACTCATCATCGCACCAGTTTACAGTGCAGAGATTTCACCTCCTTCCTACAGAGGCTTTCTCACTTCTCTCCCAGAACTTTCCATCAACATAGGACTCCTTCTTGGCTATGTCTCAAACTACttctttgaaaaattgtctCTTAAACTTGGGTGGAGGATGATGGTGGGTGTTCCTGCTATTCCTTCACTTTGCCTAATCATTCTCATGTTGAAGTTGGTGGAGTCTCCAAGGTGGTTAGTCATGCAAGGGCGTGTAGGTGAGGCTAGGAAAGTGCTTTTACTAGTTTCCAATACAAAGGAAGAAGCTGAACAACGCCTAAAGGAAATAAAAGGTGTTGTTGGAATTGATGAAAACTGCACCCTAGGCATTGTTCAAGTTCCAAAGAAAACTCGCAGTGGTGCAGGAGCTTTGAAGGAACTGTTTTGTAAATCTTCACCACCAGTGCGCAGGATACTGATTTCAGCTATTGGAGTTCATGTATTCCTTCAGATTGGTGGAATAGGGGCTATTTTGTTATATGGTCCAAGAATCTTTGAGAGAACAGGAATCAGTGACAAGAGCAAGCTCATGCTAGCCACTGTTGGCATTGGAGTCAGCAAAGTTATATTCGCAttcatatcaatatttttaatggaTAGAGTTGGGAGGAGGATTCTCTTTCTGGTTAGTGCAGGAGGCATGGTTGTGACCTTGTTAGGGTTGGGTGTTTGCTTGACCATAGTGGAGCGATCCACTGAAAAAGTAGTGTGGGCAATAAGCTTTACCATTATTGTAACCTACCTCGTTGTGGCTTTTATGACAATTGGAATTGGGCCAGTGACATGGGTTTATAGTACAGAGATTTTTCCTTTAAGGTTTAGGGCGCAAGGCCTTGGTGTCTCTGTGGCCGTGAACAGAATCACGAATGTGATAGTGGTTACAAGTTTCATTTCAGTTGATAAAGCCATAACAATGGGTGGGGTTTTCATTCTGTTTGCTGCTATCAATGCTTTGGCTTTGTGGTACTACTATACGTTGCCTGAAACTAAAGGAAGATCTTAG
- the LOC100786322 gene encoding probable polyol transporter 6 — MSAKDTNGQCQLPKEDGNGENGDSQKLNKYACACVTAATIISAIFGYVTGVMAGALLFIKEELQISDLQVGLLAGILNVCALPACMVAGRTSDYLGRRYTIILASVIFLLGSLLMGYGPSYSILIIGRCIVGIGVGFALIIAPVYSAEISSPSYRGFLISLPDVSLNFGLLLGYVSNYFLGKLSLKLGWRTMLVVPAVPSLVLVILMFKLVESPRWLIMQGRVGEARKVLLLVSNTKEEAEKRLKEIKGAAGIDEKCTEDIVHVPKQIRSGAGALKELLCKPSLPVRNILVAAIGVHVFQQVCGIESILLYSPRVFEKTGIMDKSMLLLATVGMGISQAVFTFISAFLLDRVGRRILLLISAGGVVVTLLGLGFCMTMVENSKEKQLWAMGFTIVFTYIFVAFVAIGIGPVTWVYSSEIFPLRLRAQGLAIGVTVNRIANVVVVTSFISIYKKITLGGTFFMYVGITALAWWFYYSLPETKGRSLEDMETIFGKNSKSEIQVKPELWISCMK; from the exons aTGTCTGCGAAAGATACAAATGGACAATGCCAACTGCCCAAGGAAGATGGTAATGGTGAAAATGGGGACAGTCAAAAGCTCAACAAGTATGCTTGTGCTTGTGTGACGGCTGCCACTATTATCTCTGCTATATTTGGTTATG TAACGGGAGTGATGGCTGGAGCACTCTTATTCATAAAGGAAGAACTTCAGATCAGTGACCTACAAGTGGGGCTCTTGGCAGGGATCTTAAATGTGTGCGCGCTACCTGCATGCATGGTTGCAGGAAGAACCTCTGATTATCTCGGTCGCCGTTACACCATCATTCTAGCTTCTGTCATCTTCTTATTGGGCTCCCTTCTAATGGGCTATGGCCCATCCTATTCAATCTTAATCATTGGAAGATGcattgttggaataggtgtagGTTTTGCATTGATCATAGCACCGGTTTACAGTGCAGAAATTTCATCCCCTTCCTACAGAGGCTTTCTCATTTCTCTCCCAGACGTTTCCCTCAACTTTGGACTCTTGCTTGGCTATGTCTCAAACTACTTCCTTGGAAAACTGTCTCTGAAACTTGGATGGAGAACCATGTTGGTTGTTCCTGCAGTTCCTTCACTTGTTCTTGTCATTCTCATGTTCAAGTTGGTAGAGTCTCCAAGGTGGTTAATCATGCAAGGACGTGTAGGTGAGGCAAGGAAAGTGCTTTTATTAGTCTCTAATACAAAGGAAGAAGCTGAAAAACGCTTGAAGGAAATAAAAGGTGCTGCTGGGATTGATGAAAAGTGCACAGAAGACATTGTCCATGTTCCAAAGCAAATTCGAAGTGGTGCAGGAGCTCTTAAGGAACTGTTGTGTAAACCTTCACTACCAGTGCGTAATATACTAGTTGCAGCTATTGGAGTTCATGTGTTCCAACAGGTTTGTGGAATAgaaagtattttgctatatagtCCAAGGGTGTTTGAGAAAACAGGAATCATGGACAAGAGCATGCTCCTTCTAGCCACGGTTGGTATGGGAATTAGCCAAGCTGTGTTTACATTCATATCTGCTTTCTTGTTGGACAGGGTTGGGAGGAGGATTCTGTTGCTGATTAGTGCAGGTGGTGTGGTTGTGACCCTCTTAGGATTGGGTTTTTGCATGACCATGGTGGAAAACtccaaagaaaaacaattgTGGGCAATGGGTTTTACCATTGTTTTTACCTACATATTTGTAGCTTTTGTGGCTATTGGTATTGGACCTGTGACGTGGGTTTATAGCTCTGAGATTTTTCCCCTCAGGTTGAGAGCACAAGGTCTTGCCATTGGTGTGACTGTGAATAGAATTGCCAATGTCGTAGTGGTTACCAGTTTcatttcaatttataaaaagataacattAGGCGGTACTTTCTTTATGTATGTTGGTATCACTGCGTTGGCTTGGTGGTTCTACTACTCCTTGCCTGAAACCAAAGGAAGGTCATTAGAAGATATGGAGACAATCTTTGGGAAAAATTCCAAGTCGGAGATACAAGTGAAGCCTGAGTTATGGATTTCATGCATGAAATAA
- the LOC100785804 gene encoding probable protein phosphatase 2C 55 encodes MPGILSRLNATIYCRIREAITRQQGVPTSLYRSSALPLCSLTSSHTLHTKSMITASHSNAMLGDVYAYGLISGRGSVRDFTKPAVGCLRGSVNLRRLQPLYGPLSFGCSTFDANRRIRDSSLLHGSWLKNFSASSSACYSAGAAHAVSFDGSPPDEQLANSSFSPDPTIVGGKPLKMLSGSCYLPHPDKEETGGEDAHFICTDEQAIGVADGVGGWADVGVNAGLFAQELISNLVRAIQKEPKGSFNLTRVLREAHANTKVKGSSTACIVALTDKGLHAINLGDSGFIVVRDGCTIFESPSQQHDFNFPYQLESGNGADLPSSGEVFTIPVASGDVVISGTDGLFDNLYNSEITGVVEHAIRAGLEPQVTAQKIAALARQRALSKSSRTPFSTAAEKAGFCYYGGKLDDITVVVSYISGSVSE; translated from the exons ATGCCTGGCATTCTCTCAAGGCTGAATGCAACCATTTACTGTCGCATTCGGGAAGCAATAACAAGGCAACAAGGAGTGCCGACATCCTTGTACAGAAGTTCAGCTTTGCCTCTTTGTTCGCTCACTTCAAGTCACACACTTCACACAAAATCAATGATTACTGCCTCACATTCCAATGCTATGCTGGGAGATGTTTATGCTTATGGCTTAATCTCAGGTCGTGGTAGTGTGCGAGACTTCACAAAGCCTGCTGTAGGTTGCTTGAGGGGTAGTGTGAATCTAAGGAGACTACAACCATTGTATGGTCCTTTGAGTTTTGGGTGTTCTACTTTTGATGCTAATAGGAGGATCCGGGATTCGAGTTTGCTGCATGGATCATGGCTCAAGAATTTCTCAGCCTCTTCTTCTGCTTGCTACTCAGCCGGGGCTGCACATGCTGTCTCATTTGATGGAAGCCCTCCTGATGAACAGCTTGCAAATTCCTCTTTTTCGCCTGACCC AACTATTGTTGGTGGTAAGCCCTTGAAGATGTTGTCAGGATCTTGTtacctaccacatccagataaGGAGGAGACAGGAGGAGAGGATGCTCATTTTATTTGCACGGATGAACAAGCAATTGGTGTTGCTGATGGTGTAGGTGGCTGGGCGGATGTTGGCGTTAATGCAGGACTGTTTGCACAGGAACTTATATCCAATTTAGTgagagcaattcaaaaggagcCTAAAGGTTCTTTTAATCTGACAAGAGTGTTAAGGGAAGCTCACGCAAATACAAAGGTCAAGGGTTCATCAACAGCTTGTATTGTTGCTCTTACTGACAAG GGACTACATGCTATTAATTTGGGTGACAGTGGATTCATTGTGGTTAGAGATGGATGCACCATTTTCGAGTCCCCTTCTCAACAGCATGACTTCAATTTCCCATATCAGTTGGAGAGTGGGAATGGCGCTGATCTACCCAGCTCTGGTGAG GTTTTTACCATACCCGTTGCTTCAGGAGATGTGGTCATTTCTGGAACAGATGGTTTATTTGACAATTTGTACAACAGTGAGATCACTGGAGTTGTTGAACATGCAATTAGGGCTGGACTAGAGCCCCAAGTAACTGCTCAGAAGATAGCAGCACTGGCTCGTCAGCGAGCACTGTCCAAGAGTAGTCGGACACCATTTTCTACTGCTGCTGAAAAAGCTGGATTCTGTTATTATGGTGGCAAACTTGATGACATAACTGTTGTTGTCTCATACATATCAGGTTCAGTGAGTGAGTGA